A section of the Acanthochromis polyacanthus isolate Apoly-LR-REF ecotype Palm Island chromosome 13, KAUST_Apoly_ChrSc, whole genome shotgun sequence genome encodes:
- the tbx2b gene encoding T-box transcription factor TBX2b has translation MRDPVFTGTAMAYHPFHAHRPTDFPMSAFLAAAQPSFFPALSLPPGALTKPIADHGLAGAAEAGLHPALSHHQAAHLRSMKSLEPEEEVDDDPKVTLEAKDLWDQFHKLGTEMVITKSGRRMFPPFKVRINGLDKKAKYILLMDIVAADDCRYKFHNSRWMVAGKADPEMPKRMYIHPDSPATGEQWMAKPVAFHKLKLTNNISDKHGFTILNSMHKYQPRFHIVRANDILKLPYSTFRTYVFPETEFVAVTAYQNDKITQLKIDNNPFAKGFRDTGNGRREKRKQLTMPSLRMYEDQCKADRDGVDSDASSNEPPTGRDAVHSPLGAGTSPLRFSRPSRDEKTCTDSEQELEHHDERCTASNSPGPEPVSPYSSRCEERMREKPSTEKKDDSIFSIRNLEKDKVESRHRKDTTDALTKDSEAGGISASKDAFSPLVVQTESPSHFSPGHLQSLALSGLHSQQFFNPLNTGSPLLFHPGQFAMAPGAFSAMGMGHLLASVSGASGLENGSLSAQGTGGTPNPFPFHLSQHMLASQGIPMPPFGGLFPYPYTYMAAAAAAASASALPATSTSSPLSRNPFLGSSRPRLRFNPYQLPVSLPQSSSLLTTGLPGSLNPGSESSKPGSRETSPAPEHHSNHKTGGSSGRAASPKTSMKDSVNELQSIQRLVSGLEGQREPSPSADSPK, from the exons ATGAGAGATCCAGTTTTTACAGGGACTGCAATGGCTTATCACCCTTTCCACGCACACCGGCCGACCGATTTCCCCATGTCCGCCTTCCTAGCGGCCGCGCAGCCTTCCTTCTTCCCGGCGCTCAGTCTGCCTCCCGGGGCGCTCACCAAGCCCATCGCGGACCACGGCCTGGCCGGGGCGGCGGAGGCTGGGCTCCACCCGGCCCTCAGCCACCATCAGGCGGCTCATCTCCGCAGCATGAAGAGCCTGGAGCCCGAGGAGGAAGTGGACGACGACCCAAAAGTTACACTGGAAGCCAAGGACCTTTGGGACCAGTTTCATAAACTCGGGACGGAGATGGTTATTACCAAATCTGGGAG gaGGATGTTCCCTCCGTTCAAAGTGCGAATAAACGGGCTCGATAAAAAAGCCAAATACATCCTGCTGATGGACATCGTGGCGGCGGACGACTGCCGCTACAAGTTCCACAACTCCCGCTGGATGGTGGCGGGCAAGGCCGACCCGGAGATGCCCAAGAGGATGTATATTCACCCGGACAGCCCGGCCACCGGCGAGCAGTGGATGGCCAAGCCTGTTGCTTTCCATAAACTCAAGCTGACCAACAATATCTCGGACAAACACGGATTT ACCATCCTGAACTCCATGCACAAGTACCAGCCCAGGTTCCACATAGTGAGGGCCAACGACATCCTCAAGCTCCCCTACAGCACCTTCAGGACCTACGTGTTCCCGGAGACCGAGTTTGTGGCCGTGACAGCGTATCAGAACGACAAG ATCACGCAGCTGAAGATTGACAACAACCCTTTTGCGAAAGGCTTCAGAGACACGGGGAACGGCCGGAGGGAGAAAAG GAAGCAGCTGACCATGCCGTCGCTGCGGATGTATGAGGACCAGTGCAAGGCGGACCGAGACGGCGTGGACTCGGATGCCTCGTCCAATGAGCCTCCGACCGGCAGGGACGCAGTCCACTCCCCGCTGGGAGCCGGAACCAGTCCGCTGAGGTTCAGCAGGCCCAGCCGAG ATGAGAAAACATGCACTGACAGCGAGCAGGAGCTGGAGCATCACGACGAGCGCTGCACCGCCTCCAACAGCCCGGGACCTGAACCTGTGTCCCCCTACAGCTCCAGGTGTGAGGAGCGCATGAGGGAAAAGCCCAGCACTGAAAAGAAGGACGACTCCATATTCAGTATAAGGAACCTTGAGAAGGACAAAGTGGAGAGCAGGCACAGGAAGGACACCACGGACGCGTTGACAAAGGACTCGGAGGCTGGAGGCATCAGTGCCAGTAAGGACGCCTTCTCCCCTCTCGTGGTCCAGACTGAAAGCCCCTCGCACTTCAGCCCAGGCCACTTACAAAGCCTGGCTCTGTCTGGTCTGCACAGTCAGCAgttctttaaccctctgaacaccGGATCGCCGCTGTTGTTTCACCCCGGGCAGTTTGCCATGGCCCCTGGAGCCTTTTCTGCTATGGGCATGGGGCATCTATTGGCCTCTGTATCCGGAGCAAGTGGTTTGGAAAATGGCAGCCTCTCCGCCCAGGGCACAGGAGGAACCCCTAACCCATTCCCCTTCCATCTGTCCCAGCACATGCTCGCCTCTCAG GGCATCCCCATGCCTCCATTCGGAGGTCTTTTCCCGTATCCATACACCTATatggcagcagctgcagcagctgcctcAGCTTCAGCCCTCCCAGCAACCAGCACCTCCAGCCCACTGTCCAGAAACCCCTTCCTGGGCTCTTCTCGGCCCCGGCTCCGCTTCAACCCCTACCAGCTCCCAGTGTCGCTGCCTCAGAGCTCCAGCCTGCTCACCACCGGCCTGCCGGGCAGCCTCAACCCAGGCTCTGAATCCTCTAAACCAGGCAGCAGGGAGACCAGCCCAGCCCCGGAGCACCACAGCAACCACAAGACAGGAGGCTCGAGTGGAAGAGCTGCATCTCCCAAAACCTCCATGAAGGACTCGGTCAATGAGCTGCAGAGCATCCAGAGACTGGTGAGCGGCCTGGAGGGCCAGAGGGAGCCTTCCCCAAGTGCAGACTCTCCCAAGTGA